The following are encoded together in the Osmerus eperlanus chromosome 18, fOsmEpe2.1, whole genome shotgun sequence genome:
- the LOC134038460 gene encoding RNA-binding protein FUS-like, translating into MGKLCVFFFVSLTLIAVLHTDSTWAKRSGSSSSGKKTSSSKPSKSTNTQSNYPRQPQTPNRNPNPYPAGGSYPGKGGTNQNPNQQYPPAGGYPAAGGYPAAGGYPAAGGYPAAGGYPAAGGYPAAGGYPNQNPGRGGYPAAGGYPAAGGYPAAGGYPAAGGYPNQNPGRGGYPNQYPAAGGYPAAGGYPNQYPAAGGGGGWGQPGGYPGGGYGGGYPNRNPDSKILSPRYGGGGGYGGGYGQGGGYGQGGGYGQGGGYGQGGYGQGGGSPFSRSVQGMGYNPSQQSQGFAKKAMMAAGVGAVAGMAIGYGLGRYPKPHFNFRNPEEEQYYNNYMYRRYGSKSTDENDFGRDYVFNPPAEAQTYVSFMDTCMKRTDLFKKQDGGAQVTPSNQGIQKINPQGDGDNSPNLTETTKPPTPAPASSDQGGAAPEDEDDIVGIEEIGYPALVEQMKARRCVEFYMNYSERFLQKQAAQRISEPQPSRSNPLSQGLIQQITILITVLSSTLLLH; encoded by the coding sequence ATGGGGaagctgtgtgttttctttttcgtGTCTTTGACACTCATCGCTGTCCTGCATACTGACTCTACGTGGGCCAAGAGGAGCGGTAGCAGCAGTAGCGGCAAGAAAACCTCCAGCAGCAAGCCATCAAAATCTACAAACACTCAGTCAAATTACCCCAGACAGCCACAAACTCCCAACAGGAACCCCAACCCTTACCCTGCAGGTGGTAGTTATCCTGGGAAAGGGGGAACCAATCAAAATCCTAACCAGCAGTACCCTCCGGCAGGTGGCTACCCCGCGGCAGGTGGCTACCCCGCGGCAGGTGGCTACCCCGCGGCAGGTGGCTACCCAGCGGCAGGTGGCTACCCCGCGGCAGGTGGCTACCCAGCGGCAGGTGGCTACCCCAACCAGAATCCAGGAAGGGGAGGTTATCCTGCCGCTGGTGGTTATCCTGCCGCTGGCGGCTATCCTGCCGCTGGCGGCTATCCTGCCGCTGGTGGCTATCCCAACCAAAATCCAGGCAGAGGAGGATACCCTAACCAGTACCCAGCGGCAGGAGGCTACCCGGCCGCAGGAGGCTACCCCAACCAGTACCCTGccgccggaggaggaggaggctggggtcagCCAGGTGGTTATCCGGGTGGAGGCTATGGAGGAGGATACCCCAACAGGAACCCTGATAGTAAGATTCTCAGCCCCCgctatggaggaggaggaggctatgGAGGGGGTTATGGACAGGGTGGTGGTTATGGACAGGGTGGTGGTTATGGACAGGGTGGTGGTTATGGACAGGGTGGTTATGGACAGGGTGGCGGTTCACCCTTTTCACGCTCGGTTCAAGGCATGGGCTACAACCCCTCTCAGCAATCTCAGGGCTTTGCCAAGAAGGCTATGATGGCTGCTGGTGTCGGAGCCGTGGCAGGGATGGCAATCGGCTACGGGCTCGGCCGCTATCCCAAGCCACACTTCAACTTCCGTAACCCCGAGGAGGAGCAATATTACAACAACTACATGTACCGCCGTTACGGCTCGAAATCCACCGACGAAAACGACTTTGGACGCGATTACGTCTTCAACCCCCCGGCGGAGGCGCAGACCTATGTCAGCTTTATGGACACCTGCATGAAGAGGACGGACCTTTTTAAGAAACAGGACGGCGGCGCACAGGTTACCCCTAGCAACCAGGGCATACAGAAGATTAACCCTCAGGGTGACGGAGACAACAGCCCAAACCTGACTGAGACGACCAAGCCTCCGACCCCGGCCCCGGCTTCCAGTGACCAGGGTGGGGCGGCGccagaggatgaggatgatatCGTCGGGATCGAGGAGATCGGCTACCCAGCCTTGGTGGAGCAAATGAAGGCGCGGCGTTGTGTGGAGTTCTACATGAACTACTCGGAAAGATTCCTGCAGAAACAGGCGGCGCAGCGCATTAGCGAACCCCAGCCCAGCCGTAGCAATCCTCTCAGCCAAGGGCTCATTCAGCAGATCACGATCCTCATCACGGTCCTGAGCAGTACCCTCCTCTTGCACTAA
- the LOC134038697 gene encoding TBC1 domain family member 10A-like, whose protein sequence is MARIEQSNGLQSAQSARSLRGTMENLTDDGEAEGNSSFGSDSEVNGYSNTGERQTDKYGFIGGAQQFSGDSAEDVPPEVLRQREAKWLDMLNSWDKWMAKKHKKVKLRCQKGIPPSLRGRAWLYLSGGKVKREQNQGRFQELDSQPGDPKWVDVIERDLHRQFPFHEMFVARGGHGQQDLFRVLKAYTLHRPEEGYCQAQAPIAAVLLMHMPAEDAFWGLVQICEKYLPGYYSTGLEAIQLDGEILFALLRGVSAVAHRHLKKHKLEPILYMTEWFMCAFSRTLPWASVLRVWDMFLCEGVKIIFRVGLVLLRCMLGSQEKLKACQGLYETMELLRAIDARYMQESFLVREVIELPVAERDIEKENLAQLRRWKESRGELLCKSPPRMHGAKAIMAAEPPSRHDLRQKPTIVVESPPATRSDKEETRGDEGMKSGSPPPGAANPHPSSRGPSPLKDTPLQGSNQSLDTYL, encoded by the exons ATGGCAAGAATTGAGCAAAGCAATGGACTCCAGTCAGCACAGTCCGCCAGAAGTTTACGAGGAACCATGGAAAACCTGACAGATGATGGAGAAGCAGAAGGGAATTCTTCTTTTGGCTCGGACTCAGAAGTGAACGGCTATTCTAAcactggggagagacagacggacaaaTATGGTTTTATTGGAGGTGCCCAACAGTTTTCAGGAGACTC AGCAGAGGACGTTCCCCCTGAGGtgctgaggcagagggaggccaaATGGCTGGACATGCTCAACAGCTGGGACAAGTGGATGGCCAAGAAACACAAGAAG GTCAAGTTGCGCTGTCAGAAGGGGATCCCCCCATCTCTGCGCGGCCGGGCTTGGCTCTACCTGTCCGGGGGAAAGGTCAAGAGGGAGCAGAACCAGGGGAGGTTCCAG GAACTGGACAGCCAGCCTGGAGATCCAAAGTGGGTGGACGTGATCGAGCGGGACCTCCACAGGCAGTTCCCCTTCCATGAGATGTTCGTGGCGAGGGGAGGCCATGG GCAGCAGGACTTGTTCCGTGTGCTGAAGGCCTACACACTACACCgccctgaggagggctactGTCAGGCCCAGGCCCCCATcgctgctgttctcctcatGCACATGCCCGcagag GATGCATTCTGGGGTCTGGTCCAGATTTGTGAGAAGTACCTACCTGGATACTACAGCACAGGGCTG GAGGCGATCCAACTGGACGGGGAGATTCTGTTCGCCCTGCTGAGGGGCGTGTCGGCTGTGGCCCATCGTCACCTGAAGAAGCACAAGCTGGAGCCCATCCTCTACATGACCGAATGGTTCATGTGCGCCTTCTCCCGAACGCTTCCCTGGGCCTCCGTGCTGCGGGTCTGGGACATGTTCCTCTGCGAGG GGGTTAAGATCATCTTCCGGGTGGGCCTGGTGCTGctgaggtgcatgctgggatctcAGGAGAAGCTCAAGGCGTGCCAGGGCCTGTATGAGACCATGGAGCTGCTGAGGGCGATAGACGCCCGCTACATGCAGGAGAGCTTCCTGGTTCGAGAG gtcatcGAGCTGCCGGTGGCGGAGAGAGACATCGAGAAGGAGAACCTGGCCCAGCTGAGGCGCTGGAAGGAGAGCCGCGGCGAGCTGCTCTGCAAGTCCCCTCCCAGGATGCACGGCGCCAAGGCCATCATGGCGGCCGAGCCGCCGAGTCGCCACGACCTGAGACAGAAGCCCACCATCGTGGTGGAGTCGCCCCCGGCAACCCGGAGCGACAAGGAGGAGACCCGAGGGGACGAGGGGATGAAAAGCGGCAGCCCGCCTCCGGGAGCAGCCAATCCCCACCCTTCCTCCAGAGGCCCCTCCCCCTTGAAGGACACACCCTTGCAGGGCTCCAATCAGAGCTTAGACACCTACCTGtaa
- the LOC134039074 gene encoding sodium- and chloride-dependent GABA transporter 1-like — MKQLVDNGLTVRDTWANQIEFILASVGYAVGLGNVWRFPYVCFRGGGGAFLIPYVTVMCLCVVPLVFMEFTLGQYTRTGPVQALHKACPLMKGVGVASVVLSFIICTYNNTVLTWALYYLFNSFRATLPWQLCNNTWNVPENCSSSIGNSTHLQSATQQFFDHRLLEITEGIERVGSLRWELFGVLLLVWLIIYLCIFKGVKSTGKVVYFTTLFPYIVLLALLINNIRLPGAVDGIVFYLTPKWHKLVDVQVWIDATAQVFYSIGVGLGVMVSLASHNKFNNNMLRDAIVVSLANSATSIFAGFVMFSGIGYISHVHQLDVEKLAVGGPGLVFVVYPEIFSTMPVAQMWAFFFFLMLMSLGLDSQFGHMELLVTCTMDTFGPKILSVLRKRELVALSLCIFTCLLGLPYIMQGGVYIFQLIDYAVGISLLLISLCEVIAICWIFGVPRLTVMVKRILGKPPNIFFKACWLVASPLLIMIILVTSMAQHAPLRYGKTYRFPGWAESVTWIITFLSVMWIPVGAVHELLSRKGTFMGRLKASMIPKLNLEEKSRVQPRRGGGGGFKGRGKGVGLGGKAPPSQSRGSSKQGLKLAGAAAAGALGGAAIGYGLGSLGRPGHGYGRGYGTDSDDYYPEGQGFHNQSDWRLYRSASDPAPKSNVVATLGSALLLCLGGWTRAI; from the exons ATGAAGCAATTGGTGGATAATGGACTGACAGTAAGAGATACATGGGCAAATCAAATCGAGTTTATCCTAGCATCAGTGGGCTATGCCGTTGGACTTGGAAATGTCTGGAGATTTCCATATGTGTGCTttaggggtggtggag gagccTTTCTCATTCCATACGTCACTgtgatgtgtctctgtgttgttcCATTGGTGTTCATGGAATTCACTCTGGGCCAATATACAAGAACAGGCCCTGTGCAAGCTTTGCATAAAGCCTGCCCTTTGatgaaag GAGTGGGGGTGGCATCTGTGGTGTTGTCCTTCATCATATGCACTTATAACAACACCGTCCTGACCTGGGCCTTGTACTACCTTTTCAACTCATTTCGAGCTACGCTGCCTTGGCAGCTCTGCAACAACACGTGGAACGTTCCGGAGAACTGCTCTAGTTCCATTGGGAACTCCACACAcctacagtcagccacacagcagTTCTTTGA CCATAGGCTTCTGGAGATCACTGAGGGAATAGAGCGTGTGGGCAGCTTGAGATGGGAACTGTTTGGTGTTCTTTTGTTGGTGTGGCTCATCATCTATCTCTGCATCTTCAAAGGAGTTAAATCCACCGGCAAG GTAGTATACTTCACAACATTGTTTCCATACATCGTCCTCTTAGCGCTGCTGATCAACAACATCCGACTGCCAGGAGCCGTGGATGGCATCGTCTTCTATTTGACCCCTAAGTGGCACAAACTGGTCGACGTCCAA GTCTGGATTGATGCCACTGCTCAGGTCTTCTACTCTATTGGGGTGGGTCTGGGTGTCATGGTTTCCTTGGCCAGCCATAACAAATTCAACAACAACATGCTCAG GGATGCAATTGTCGTCTCCTTGGCAAATTCTGCAACCAGTATTTTTGCAGGTTTCGTCATGTTTTCTGGCATCGGATACATTTCTCATGTACATCAACTTGACGTGGAAAAACTGGCAGTTGGAG GGCCTGGTTTGGTGTTTGTGGTTTACCCTGAGATCTTCTCCACGATGCCTGTGGCCCAAATGTGGgcattcttcttcttcctcatgcTGATGAGCTTGGGCCTGGATAGTCAG TTTGGACACATGGAGCTCTTGGTGACTTGCACGATGGACACCTTTGGGCCTAAGATTCTGTCCGTGCTAAGGAAAAGGGAATTGGTAGCTTTATCCCTCTGCATCTTTACATGTCTCCTTGGCCTACCCTACATTATGCAG GGTGGAGTCTACATCTTCCAGCTGATTGACTATGCTGTCGGAATATCACTCCTATTAATCTCTTTATGTGAGGTTATAGCCATCTGTTGGATATTCG GAGTTCCACGGCTTACTGTTATGGTAAAGAGGATTCTGGGTAAGCCCCCAAATATCTTTTTTAAGGCCTGCTGGTTGGTGGCGTCGCCTCTGTTGATTATG ATTATCTTGGTTACGAGCATGGCTCAGCATGCTCCTCTTCGTTATGGAAAGACTTACCGCTTCCCAGGATGGGCAGAGAGTGTGACGTGGATCATCACTTTCCTGTCCGTGATGTGGATCCCTGTAGGAGCGGTGCATGAGCTGCTCTCTAGGAAAGGAACATTCATGGGT AGACTGAAGGCATCCATGATTCCCAAACTGAATCTGGAGGAGAAGTCGC GTGTCCAGCCCAGAcgcgggggtgggggcgggttcAAGGGGCGAGGGAAGGGTGTGGGTCTGGGAGGCAAAGCTCCCCCTTCCCAGAGCCGTGGCTCCTCCAAGCAGGGGTTGAAGCTGGCCGGCGCCGCCGCGGCCGGAGCCCTGGGAGGAGCTGCCATTGGCTACGGGCTGGGATCCCTCGGTAGGCCAGGACATGGTTACGGGCGTGGCTATGGTACTGACTCCGATGACTACTACCCTGAGGGCCAGGGCTTTCACAACCAGTCTGACTGGCGCCTGTACAGAAGTGCTTCCGATCCTGCACCCAAGAGCAACGTTGTCGCCACGCTGGGATCTGCGCTGCTTCTCTGTCTAGGCGGCTGGACGAGGGCTATCTAG
- the LOC134038463 gene encoding protein phosphatase PTC7 homolog, whose product MLSVLSYSRLVARAVLGGLSQTDGRDYSLITASCGFGKDFRKGILKKGMCYGDDACFIARNRSADVLGVADGVGGWRDYGVDPSQFSTTLMRTCERLVKEGRFTPSSPVGILTSGYYELLQNKVPLLGSSTACIVVLDRQRHRLHTCNLGDSGFLVVRGGEVVHRSDEQQHYFNTPFQLSIAPPGAEGVVLSDSPEAADSSSFDVQLGDIILTATDGLFDNMPDYMILQELKKLKSTNYDSIQQTAQSIAKQAHELAYDPNYMSPFAQFACANGLNVRGGKPDDITVLLSIVAEYTD is encoded by the exons ATGTTATCCGTACTCTCTTATAGCAGACTGGTTGCGAGAGCTGTCCTCGGCGGACTATCTCAAACGGATGGTCGGGACTACAGCTTGATCACAGCTAGTTGTGGTTTTGGGAAAGACTTTCGTAAGGGCATCTTGAAGAAAGGGATGTGCTACGGAGACGATGCCTGTTTCATAGCCAGAAATAGGTCCGCAGATGTCTTGG GTGTAGCCGACGGCGTGGGGGGCTGGCGGGACTACGGCGTGGACCCGTCCCAGTTCTCCACCACCCTGATGAGGACGTGTGAGCGCCTGGTGAAGGAGGGTCGCTTCACGCCCAGCAGCCCGGTGGGGATCCTCACCTCGGGCTACTATGAGCTCCTACAGAACAAAGTCCCGCTGCTCG GGAGCAGCACGGCCTGTATTGTGGTCCTGGACAGGCAGCGCCACCGACTGCACACGTGCAACCTGGGGGACTCGGGCTTCCTGGTGGTGCGCGGAGGAGAGGTGGTGCACCGCTCGGACGAACAGCAGCACTACTTCAACACTCCCTTCCAGCTGTCCATCGCTCCCCCCGGGGCCGAGGGGGTGGTCCTCAGCGATAG CCCAGAGGCAGCTGACAGTTCCTCGTTTGACGTACAGCTGGGTGACATCATCCTCACCGCCACTGACGGCCTCTTTGACAACATGCCAGACTACATGATCCTTCAAGAGCTAAAGAAACTCAAG AGCACCAACTACGACAGCATCCAGCAGACGGCCCAGAGCATCGCCAAGCAAGCCCACGAGCTGGCCTACGACCCCAACTACATGTCCCCGTTTGCACAGTTCGCCTGCGCCAACGGCCTGAACGTCCGAG GGGGAAAGCCTGACGACATCACGGTGCTGCTGTCCATCGTGGCAGAATACACAGACTAA